In a genomic window of Sporosarcina trichiuri:
- a CDS encoding energy-coupling factor ABC transporter ATP-binding protein, with protein sequence MREVLSLDAVSYAYETEEDVFVQAVRDVSFSIREGEWVSIVGHNGSGKSTLAKLMIGLLFPASGTVNVFLEPLNEQNLWDVRSRLGVVFQNPDNQFVGATVQDDVAFALENNGVPYEAMQTRVKEALAQVGMSEYHLHEPHHLSGGQKQRVAIAGALAMEPDILILDEATSMLDPQGRQEVIDLITELRKTSGLTVISITHDLEEVLLADRVLVMNGGRLVDTGTPEEVFEEGAKLQAHGLDLPFALRMSVLLRKAGLPLAGDYMSEEELVNELWTSHFSK encoded by the coding sequence ATGCGGGAAGTGCTGTCCCTGGATGCTGTTTCATATGCCTACGAAACCGAAGAGGATGTCTTTGTACAAGCGGTCCGGGACGTGTCGTTCTCGATCCGGGAGGGTGAGTGGGTCTCGATTGTCGGACATAACGGCTCGGGCAAATCGACGCTGGCGAAACTGATGATCGGCCTGCTGTTCCCAGCATCCGGAACCGTCAATGTGTTTCTGGAGCCGCTGAATGAACAGAATCTCTGGGACGTCCGCTCGCGCCTCGGCGTCGTCTTCCAGAACCCCGATAACCAATTCGTCGGCGCAACGGTCCAGGATGATGTGGCATTCGCCCTGGAGAACAACGGTGTGCCGTATGAGGCTATGCAAACGCGGGTCAAAGAGGCGCTCGCGCAAGTCGGCATGTCCGAGTATCATCTGCACGAACCGCATCATCTGTCGGGCGGCCAGAAACAGCGGGTGGCGATTGCCGGTGCCCTCGCCATGGAGCCCGATATCCTGATCCTCGATGAGGCGACGTCCATGCTGGATCCGCAGGGACGTCAGGAAGTGATCGATCTTATCACGGAACTCCGTAAAACGTCGGGACTCACGGTCATCTCCATCACACATGACCTGGAGGAAGTGCTGCTCGCGGACCGTGTGCTCGTCATGAACGGCGGCCGTCTCGTCGACACGGGTACGCCTGAAGAAGTTTTTGAAGAAGGAGCCAAGCTGCAGGCCCACGGGCTCGATCTGCCGTTTGCACTGCGCATGTCCGTGCTGCTTCGGAAGGCCGGACTCCCGCTTGCCGGCGACTATATGTCAGAAGAAGAGTTGGTGAACGAGTTATGGACATCTCATTTCAGCAAGTGA
- a CDS encoding energy-coupling factor ABC transporter ATP-binding protein: protein MDISFQQVNFAYSPGTPFEKKALHGIDLSIPSGSYTAVIGHTGSGKSTLLLHLNGLLKPTEGTVRVGDTLITAETKGKTLRDVRRNVGIVFQFPEHQLFEETVLKDIMFGPLNFGMPEEEARTRALELIELLGLPADVADKSPFELSGGQMRRVAIAGVLAFKPSVLILDEPTAGLDPQGRREIMALFERFHREEGLTTILVTHSMEDAARYAEHVIVMHEGHAVLTGTPADVLTNRQRLETFRLELPRTVRFQQDFERLIGEPLPAKALTEERLAELIAQRARKSGDSR from the coding sequence ATGGACATCTCATTTCAGCAAGTGAATTTCGCCTATTCCCCCGGCACGCCATTCGAGAAGAAGGCATTGCACGGAATCGATCTGTCGATTCCATCCGGTTCCTATACTGCGGTGATCGGCCATACAGGATCGGGCAAGTCGACACTGCTGCTGCACTTGAACGGGCTGCTGAAACCGACGGAAGGGACTGTCCGTGTCGGGGATACGCTCATCACAGCCGAGACGAAAGGGAAGACGCTGCGTGACGTGCGCCGGAACGTCGGCATCGTGTTCCAATTTCCCGAACATCAGCTGTTCGAGGAAACGGTCCTGAAAGATATCATGTTCGGTCCGCTCAACTTCGGCATGCCGGAGGAAGAAGCACGGACGCGGGCTTTGGAGCTGATCGAACTGCTCGGTCTGCCTGCAGATGTGGCTGACAAATCCCCGTTCGAATTGTCGGGCGGCCAGATGAGACGGGTGGCGATTGCGGGCGTGCTGGCGTTCAAGCCGTCCGTGCTCATCCTGGACGAGCCGACAGCGGGTCTCGATCCGCAAGGGCGCCGCGAAATCATGGCGCTGTTCGAGAGATTCCACCGGGAGGAGGGGCTGACGACCATCCTCGTCACCCACAGCATGGAAGATGCCGCACGCTATGCAGAGCATGTCATTGTCATGCATGAAGGACATGCTGTGCTGACCGGGACGCCCGCGGATGTCCTGACAAATAGGCAGCGGCTGGAGACCTTCCGGCTGGAATTGCCCCGGACCGTCCGATTCCAGCAGGATTTCGAACGGCTGATCGGCGAACCGCTGCCCGCGAAGGCGCTGACGGAAGAGAGACTGGCCGAACTGATCGCACAGCGGGCGCGGAAATCAGGTGATTCCCGATGA
- a CDS encoding energy-coupling factor transporter transmembrane component T family protein, translated as MMQKMIFGRYLPGNSFTHRLDPRSKLVFVFLFIVAVFLANNTVTYAILLVFTMLVIAVSKIRLPFLLGGLKPILFLVVFTLFMHLFLTREGAVLVEWKFIKIYEEGLRQGIYISLRFLILVLMTTVLTLTTSPISITDGVETLLNPLKAVKLPVHELAMMMSIALRFIPTLMDETDKILKAQLARGSDISSGTIQQRIKAVIPLLVPLFVSAFKRAEDLAVAMEVRGYRGGEGRTRFRKLHWQAGDTAVMIVFALLCAVLVYFRA; from the coding sequence ATGATGCAGAAAATGATCTTCGGCCGATATCTGCCGGGCAACTCCTTCACCCATCGGCTGGATCCCCGTTCCAAGCTGGTCTTCGTCTTCCTGTTCATCGTAGCGGTGTTCCTGGCGAACAACACAGTGACGTATGCCATCCTGCTGGTCTTCACGATGCTGGTGATTGCAGTCTCAAAGATCCGCCTGCCCTTCCTGCTCGGCGGGCTGAAGCCGATTCTGTTCCTTGTGGTGTTCACTCTGTTCATGCACCTGTTTCTGACAAGGGAAGGGGCTGTCCTGGTCGAGTGGAAATTCATCAAGATCTACGAAGAGGGGCTGCGGCAGGGGATCTACATATCGCTGAGGTTCCTGATTCTCGTCCTGATGACGACCGTGCTGACACTGACGACGTCACCGATCTCCATCACGGATGGGGTGGAGACACTGCTGAATCCGCTGAAAGCCGTAAAACTGCCTGTCCATGAGCTCGCCATGATGATGTCGATCGCCCTCCGGTTCATCCCGACCTTGATGGACGAAACAGACAAGATCCTGAAAGCGCAGCTCGCCCGGGGCTCGGATATCAGTTCGGGAACCATCCAGCAGCGCATCAAAGCTGTCATCCCGCTCCTCGTGCCCCTGTTCGTCAGTGCATTCAAGCGGGCGGAGGACCTGGCGGTGGCGATGGAAGTAAGAGGGTACCGTGGTGGCGAAGGACGCACCCGGTTCCGCAAACTGCACTGGCAGGCAGGCGATACGGCCGTCATGATCGTTTTTGCCCTGCTATGCGCCGTATTGGTGTATTTCAGAGCATGA
- the truA gene encoding tRNA pseudouridine(38-40) synthase TruA, whose product MNRIKATVAYDGTLFSGYQSQPGKRTVQSDIDKALRKLHKDDSVYSVASGRTDAGVHAWGQVIHFDTPLSLEDDRWVMALNVLLPKDIRVIDAAVVPEEFHARYSATGKTYQYRWTRTAIQSPFERNYAVHLGKWNPDAARMREGAARLLGTHDFTSFCSSKTATSSKVRTIRKLEIEEQGDQLLMTVEGDGFLYNMVRTIAGVLYAVGIGWDEPHHVTEILEARDRKQAGKTAPAHGLYLMNVTYGE is encoded by the coding sequence ATGAATCGTATCAAGGCGACTGTCGCGTACGACGGCACCCTGTTCTCGGGGTATCAGTCGCAGCCGGGCAAGCGGACCGTCCAGTCGGATATCGATAAGGCCCTGCGCAAACTGCATAAGGACGATTCGGTGTACAGTGTCGCAAGCGGCCGGACGGATGCCGGCGTCCATGCATGGGGGCAGGTGATCCACTTCGATACACCGCTGTCCCTCGAGGATGACCGGTGGGTGATGGCATTGAACGTACTGCTGCCGAAAGACATCCGTGTCATTGATGCCGCCGTGGTGCCAGAAGAGTTCCACGCGCGCTATTCCGCAACAGGCAAGACGTATCAGTACCGCTGGACGCGGACGGCGATCCAGAGTCCGTTCGAGCGGAACTATGCCGTCCATCTCGGCAAGTGGAATCCCGACGCGGCGCGGATGCGCGAAGGGGCTGCCCGTCTTCTTGGCACGCATGATTTCACGAGCTTCTGTTCATCCAAGACCGCGACGTCTTCGAAAGTGAGGACCATCCGGAAACTTGAGATCGAGGAGCAGGGCGACCAACTGCTCATGACGGTTGAGGGAGACGGGTTCCTGTACAACATGGTCCGGACGATTGCGGGCGTGCTATATGCAGTCGGGATCGGCTGGGACGAGCCCCATCACGTCACTGAGATCCTCGAGGCGCGCGACCGGAAACAGGCGGGCAAAACTGCACCGGCACACGGTTTGTATCTGATGAACGTAACGTACGGGGAATAA
- the rplM gene encoding 50S ribosomal protein L13, which yields MRTTFMAKGHEVERKWLVVDAEGQTLGRLASEVASLLRGKHKPTFTPHVDTGDHVIIINAEKIQLTGNKLKDKKYYRHSGYTGSIKSRTALEMRTNYPTKMLELAIKGMLPKGPLGRQTAKKLHVFAGAEHTHAAQKPEAYELRG from the coding sequence ATGCGTACAACATTCATGGCTAAAGGCCACGAAGTAGAGCGTAAATGGCTCGTTGTCGATGCTGAAGGACAGACGCTTGGCCGTCTTGCTTCAGAAGTCGCTTCACTGCTTCGCGGTAAACATAAACCGACTTTCACACCACACGTGGACACTGGTGATCACGTGATCATCATCAACGCTGAAAAGATCCAGCTGACAGGAAACAAACTGAAAGACAAGAAATACTACCGTCACTCAGGATACACAGGCAGCATCAAGTCGCGTACAGCACTTGAAATGCGCACGAACTATCCGACTAAGATGCTCGAACTGGCTATCAAAGGCATGCTTCCAAAAGGACCGCTTGGCCGTCAGACAGCGAAGAAACTTCATGTATTCGCAGGCGCGGAGCATACTCATGCAGCACAAAAACCTGAAGCATACGAGCTTCGCGGGTAA
- the rpsI gene encoding 30S ribosomal protein S9, which produces MAQVQYIGTGRRKSSTARVRLVPGEGKIIINKRDAEDYVPFETLRNVIKQPLVATNTLGSYDIHVNVSGGGYTGQAGAIRHGVARALLTVDPDFRPALKSAGLLTRDPRMKERKKYGLKGARRAPQFSKR; this is translated from the coding sequence TTGGCACAAGTACAATATATCGGCACTGGCCGACGTAAAAGTTCAACAGCACGTGTACGTTTGGTACCTGGTGAAGGCAAGATCATCATCAACAAGCGTGACGCAGAAGACTACGTACCATTCGAAACACTTCGCAATGTCATCAAGCAGCCGCTTGTTGCGACAAACACATTGGGAAGCTACGACATCCACGTTAACGTAAGTGGCGGCGGATACACAGGACAAGCCGGCGCAATCCGTCACGGCGTTGCCCGTGCATTGCTCACAGTAGACCCTGACTTCCGTCCGGCCTTGAAATCAGCCGGTCTCCTCACACGTGACCCACGTATGAAGGAACGTAAGAAATACGGTCTCAAAGGCGCACGTCGCGCACCACAATTCTCGAAGCGTTAA
- a CDS encoding nuclease-related domain-containing protein has translation MIKPIERSGAATELRLLEQLRIRGVLPEDGLRRAARLSKGNAGEEMFGRLTAKLRGDVIVQHDLYLEHAQSAFQIDSLLILEKGILLFEVKNYEGDYVYEDGAFRLLTTGQEILNPLHQLSRSRTLLQGLMKTWKAGLPVTGYIVFVHPHFALYHAPTDSPIVLPGQLERFLARLDLAPSVLGRAHQELAGRLRALSRTDRPMPRLPAYTRDKCRKGIACPRCSAFMIRVGQRTLSCPGCTWGEPAEHGILRSVRELALLFPEDRITTARVHEWCAVFESPSIIRQTLKRNFTPCGGRKHRYYEVRDDS, from the coding sequence TTGATAAAACCAATTGAACGCAGCGGCGCCGCGACAGAATTGCGGTTGCTGGAACAGCTGCGGATCCGCGGGGTGCTCCCGGAGGACGGACTGCGGCGTGCAGCCCGCCTGTCGAAAGGGAACGCCGGCGAAGAGATGTTCGGGCGGCTGACCGCAAAGCTTCGCGGCGATGTCATCGTGCAGCATGATCTGTATCTGGAGCATGCCCAGTCCGCATTCCAGATCGATTCATTATTGATTTTAGAAAAAGGGATCCTGCTGTTCGAAGTGAAGAACTATGAAGGCGACTACGTGTATGAGGACGGAGCATTCCGGCTGCTCACCACCGGTCAGGAAATCCTCAATCCGCTGCACCAGCTGAGCCGCAGCAGGACTTTGCTGCAAGGCCTGATGAAAACCTGGAAGGCCGGGTTGCCCGTGACAGGATATATTGTCTTCGTTCATCCGCATTTCGCACTGTACCACGCGCCCACGGACTCTCCGATCGTACTGCCCGGCCAGCTGGAACGGTTCCTCGCCCGGCTTGACCTGGCGCCTTCCGTCCTCGGCCGAGCGCACCAGGAGCTGGCCGGACGGCTGCGGGCGCTCAGCCGGACCGACCGGCCGATGCCCCGGCTGCCCGCCTATACGCGGGACAAATGCCGGAAAGGAATTGCGTGTCCGCGCTGCTCCGCTTTCATGATCAGGGTCGGCCAGCGCACGCTGAGCTGCCCGGGTTGTACCTGGGGAGAGCCCGCCGAACACGGCATCCTGCGGAGTGTCCGCGAGCTGGCCCTGCTGTTCCCGGAAGACCGGATCACCACGGCGCGCGTGCATGAATGGTGTGCGGTGTTTGAATCGCCAAGCATCATCCGGCAAACATTGAAACGAAATTTCACTCCTTGCGGCGGCCGCAAGCACCGGTATTACGAAGTCAGAGACGACTCATAA
- a CDS encoding mechanosensitive ion channel family protein yields the protein MTIIRSRLLAYGVDAAWAELLAFVILIGSIALVCLIANFITQKILVRLVTHILRKHRYRWDEYLLRRKVFRVLSHLVPAMIIYWSAAAFPTYRKAIETAALTYLVAVTLVAISRLLSVLNDIYQTYDISKTKPIKGYIQVAKLVVIIVGIITVIARWMGESPAILLSGIAGLSAVFLLVFRDSLLGLVAGIQLSANDMVRVGDWIEMPNYEANGEVIDISLNTVMVQNFDRTVTMIPSYALISSSFKNWRGMLESGGRRLMRSLSIDMTSIRFCTPAMIDRFRKIDILTDYIESREKEITAYNDAHGIQDGTSINGRALTNIGVFRVYIIQYLRNHPDIDQEAPLIARQLASGKDGLPIEIYAFAKTTEFAVYETIQADIFDHLFAVIGDFGLELFQSPTGRDLKQISPSATDME from the coding sequence ATGACCATTATCCGCAGCCGCCTGCTCGCCTACGGGGTCGACGCAGCCTGGGCAGAGCTCCTGGCGTTCGTCATCCTGATCGGCAGCATTGCACTCGTCTGCCTGATTGCAAATTTCATCACACAGAAAATACTGGTCCGCCTGGTGACCCATATTTTGCGCAAGCACCGTTACCGGTGGGATGAATACCTGCTTCGGCGCAAAGTGTTCCGCGTGCTGTCGCATCTGGTGCCGGCGATGATCATCTATTGGTCAGCCGCAGCCTTCCCGACGTACCGGAAGGCGATCGAGACGGCAGCGCTGACGTATCTCGTCGCAGTGACACTCGTGGCGATCAGCCGCCTGCTCAGCGTCCTGAATGATATATACCAGACGTATGACATCTCCAAGACGAAGCCGATCAAAGGCTATATCCAAGTCGCAAAACTTGTCGTCATCATCGTCGGCATCATCACGGTCATCGCCCGGTGGATGGGGGAGAGTCCGGCAATCCTGCTGAGCGGGATCGCCGGGCTGTCCGCCGTGTTCCTGCTCGTGTTCCGGGACTCGCTGCTCGGCCTTGTTGCCGGTATCCAGCTGTCCGCAAACGACATGGTGCGTGTAGGAGACTGGATCGAGATGCCGAATTACGAGGCGAACGGGGAAGTGATCGATATTTCGCTGAACACCGTCATGGTGCAGAATTTCGACCGCACGGTGACGATGATCCCAAGTTACGCGCTGATCTCCAGCTCCTTCAAGAACTGGCGCGGAATGCTGGAGTCCGGCGGCCGCCGTTTGATGCGTTCGTTGTCGATCGACATGACGAGCATCCGGTTCTGTACGCCTGCTATGATCGATCGGTTCCGGAAGATTGATATCCTGACCGACTATATCGAGAGCCGGGAGAAGGAAATCACCGCGTACAACGACGCACACGGCATCCAGGACGGCACGAGCATCAACGGACGTGCCCTGACCAATATCGGCGTGTTCCGTGTCTACATCATCCAGTACTTGCGCAACCATCCGGACATTGACCAGGAGGCACCCCTCATCGCGCGTCAGCTCGCATCGGGCAAAGACGGGCTGCCGATCGAAATTTATGCATTCGCCAAGACGACGGAGTTTGCCGTCTATGAGACGATCCAGGCAGATATTTTCGATCATCTCTTTGCAGTCATCGGCGATTTCGGCCTGGAGCTGTTCCAGAGCCCAACCGGCCGCGATCTGAAACAGATTAGCCCGTCTGCGACGGACATGGAATAA
- a CDS encoding mechanosensitive ion channel family protein, with protein MELFGYEIPINMEKLLQTAGKVGILIVVFAIAVPLGKKILSATIQKMSLSRKTKPGRVKTLDKLLVNIFSYVAIFIFIGTLLSILGVNIGPLIAGAGVVGLAIGFGAQGLVSDVVTGFFILLEQQMEVDEYVTVAGIDGVVEEIGLRTTKVRSFDGTLNYLPNRIIENVANHSRGHMRALVDIGISYYNDVDRAIGVLEQLCDEFQKDERFKDGPNAIGVQTIQGTDVVLRVIGQVENGLQWECERDLLKAMKIAFDEAGIELPLNYQVIHKSEELG; from the coding sequence ATGGAACTATTCGGATATGAAATCCCCATTAATATGGAAAAGCTGCTGCAAACAGCAGGCAAGGTCGGCATCCTGATCGTCGTCTTCGCCATCGCCGTGCCGCTCGGCAAGAAAATCCTCAGCGCGACCATACAGAAAATGTCGCTGTCCCGGAAAACGAAACCGGGTCGCGTGAAAACACTCGATAAGCTGCTCGTCAACATCTTCTCCTACGTGGCGATCTTCATCTTCATCGGCACGCTGCTGTCCATACTCGGTGTTAATATCGGACCGCTGATCGCCGGCGCCGGTGTCGTCGGCCTGGCTATCGGGTTCGGGGCGCAGGGGCTTGTCAGCGACGTTGTCACCGGGTTCTTCATCCTGCTGGAACAGCAGATGGAGGTGGATGAATACGTCACAGTGGCGGGGATCGACGGCGTTGTCGAGGAGATCGGACTTCGCACGACGAAAGTCCGTTCCTTCGACGGGACACTGAACTACCTGCCGAACCGGATCATCGAGAACGTCGCCAATCATTCGCGCGGTCACATGCGGGCGCTCGTCGATATCGGGATCAGTTACTACAACGATGTGGATCGGGCGATTGGCGTCCTGGAACAGCTCTGTGATGAATTCCAGAAGGACGAACGCTTCAAAGACGGCCCGAACGCAATCGGTGTCCAGACGATACAGGGGACCGACGTCGTCCTGCGTGTCATCGGGCAGGTCGAAAACGGTCTGCAGTGGGAGTGTGAGCGCGACCTGCTGAAAGCCATGAAGATCGCATTCGACGAAGCCGGCATCGAACTGCCGCTCAACTATCAGGTCATCCACAAATCAGAGGAACTGGGCTGA
- a CDS encoding rhodanese-like domain-containing protein — MKEITAGELETKLEEGQQVNMIDVREADEIATGKITGAVHIPLGEIPARMEELDKSKPYTIICRSGGRSGRAAEFLEEQGYDVTNMTGGMLSWQGPIE; from the coding sequence ATGAAGGAAATCACAGCTGGCGAGCTTGAAACGAAATTGGAAGAAGGACAGCAGGTCAACATGATCGACGTGCGGGAAGCTGACGAAATCGCAACCGGCAAAATCACCGGTGCTGTCCATATCCCGCTCGGGGAGATCCCTGCCCGGATGGAGGAGCTCGATAAGTCGAAGCCGTATACGATCATCTGCCGGTCAGGCGGACGCAGCGGCCGGGCAGCTGAGTTTCTGGAAGAACAGGGCTACGATGTCACCAACATGACAGGCGGCATGCTGAGCTGGCAGGGGCCGATCGAATAA
- a CDS encoding N-acetylmuramoyl-L-alanine amidase, translated as MKRILIIGLLLFCSLGVVWMGVRASDRAFFMPAELAGVKVLLDAGHGGEDGGASTDELIESDITLTISKEVEKRLKQKGATVVMTRTKAGDAIGEHAPDRKFSSLRDRKFEDLKMRVKLAETEEPDVFVSIHVNAIPQTQWRGAQVFYHPEGHEGGEALAKSIQGAFRDGLKNTDREAMKIKGIYLLKNIQTPSVIVETGFISNPEEHKLLADPAYRKKVADAIVDGIVRHQSMEVN; from the coding sequence ATGAAACGTATTCTCATTATCGGCTTATTGTTGTTCTGTTCACTGGGTGTGGTATGGATGGGCGTCAGAGCATCAGACCGGGCGTTCTTCATGCCTGCGGAACTTGCAGGGGTGAAGGTGCTGCTGGATGCGGGTCATGGCGGGGAGGATGGCGGCGCCTCGACAGACGAACTGATCGAAAGCGATATTACCCTGACCATTTCGAAAGAGGTCGAGAAACGGCTGAAGCAGAAAGGCGCAACAGTCGTCATGACGCGTACGAAAGCGGGCGACGCGATCGGTGAGCATGCGCCGGACCGGAAATTCAGTTCTCTGCGTGACCGGAAGTTCGAAGATTTGAAGATGCGTGTCAAACTGGCGGAGACGGAAGAGCCGGATGTGTTCGTCAGCATCCACGTCAATGCCATCCCGCAGACCCAGTGGCGGGGCGCGCAGGTGTTCTACCATCCGGAAGGCCATGAAGGCGGAGAGGCGCTTGCCAAGTCGATCCAGGGCGCATTCCGGGATGGCCTGAAGAACACGGATCGTGAAGCCATGAAAATCAAAGGTATCTATTTACTGAAGAATATCCAGACCCCTTCGGTCATCGTGGAAACGGGCTTCATCTCCAATCCGGAAGAGCACAAGCTTCTCGCGGATCCGGCGTACCGTAAAAAGGTGGCGGATGCGATTGTCGACGGGATTGTCCGGCATCAGTCGATGGAAGTGAACTGA
- a CDS encoding P-loop NTPase, translating into MKEENMREVVGKLSDPFLHKPLAETGGIISVSLKSEKKHVSVKLAIAKINTAEQMALQSKVVEVLKAAGADSVGIRFEELPQEAIEKFRGTATAAEAQDLLSPLNDVTFISIASGKGGVGKSTVSVNLAVALARQGKKVGLIDADIYGFSVPDMMGVTESPVIRGDRIIPVDRKGVKMISMGFFVEDNAPVVWRGPMLGKVLDQFFRDVEWGDLDYMILDLPPGTGDVALDIHQMIPASKEIVVTTPHPTAAFVAARAGAMALQTDHALLGVIENMAWFESKTTGEKEYVFGSGGGKRLAEELRTELLGQIPLGQPDWDEEDFAPSVYAEDHPIGKTYLDIAAKVIGETKK; encoded by the coding sequence ATGAAAGAAGAGAACATGCGTGAAGTCGTCGGGAAACTGAGCGATCCTTTTTTACATAAACCGTTGGCGGAAACAGGCGGCATCATCAGTGTGTCGCTGAAGTCCGAGAAAAAACATGTGAGTGTAAAATTGGCCATTGCAAAGATCAACACCGCCGAACAGATGGCATTGCAGTCGAAAGTCGTGGAAGTGTTGAAAGCAGCGGGTGCCGATTCCGTCGGCATCCGGTTTGAGGAACTCCCGCAGGAAGCGATCGAGAAGTTCCGCGGTACAGCCACCGCGGCGGAAGCGCAGGATCTGCTGTCACCGCTGAATGATGTGACGTTCATCTCCATCGCATCCGGGAAAGGCGGCGTCGGCAAGTCGACGGTATCCGTCAACCTGGCAGTCGCGCTTGCGCGTCAAGGCAAGAAGGTCGGCCTGATCGACGCCGACATCTACGGATTCAGTGTACCGGATATGATGGGCGTCACGGAATCCCCAGTCATCCGCGGAGACCGGATCATCCCGGTGGACCGGAAAGGCGTCAAGATGATCTCGATGGGCTTCTTTGTGGAAGACAATGCCCCTGTCGTCTGGCGGGGACCGATGCTCGGGAAAGTGCTTGATCAGTTTTTCCGTGACGTCGAGTGGGGGGATCTCGATTACATGATCCTCGACCTGCCGCCTGGCACAGGGGATGTCGCCCTCGATATCCACCAGATGATTCCGGCATCCAAGGAAATCGTCGTGACCACCCCTCATCCGACGGCTGCATTCGTTGCCGCACGGGCCGGAGCGATGGCCTTGCAGACAGATCATGCCCTGCTCGGTGTCATCGAAAATATGGCCTGGTTCGAATCGAAAACGACCGGTGAAAAGGAATATGTATTCGGTTCGGGCGGAGGGAAGCGCCTGGCGGAAGAACTCCGTACGGAATTGCTCGGCCAGATTCCGCTCGGTCAGCCGGATTGGGACGAAGAGGACTTCGCCCCTTCCGTCTATGCGGAGGACCACCCGATCGGAAAGACATACTTGGATATCGCTGCTAAAGTGATCGGTGAAACGAAGAAATGA
- the gerD gene encoding spore germination lipoprotein GerD, with the protein MKKFTVSLLPVLLLTAACTQQANPPSYDETKKMMTDAIQTEEGKKAIRQLLTEEEFRKQLVLEQPEVTAAIETTLLSDDGKTFWKQTFEDPKFQKTVAESMKDQQQEIMKALMDDASFQKELEEFFGTPDMQKQLENILHSGSLKKEFQKAIEETIQSPLLQAKWQELILQAGEVKPTEKDKGKDKQEGQDKEESGGGQ; encoded by the coding sequence ATGAAAAAATTCACAGTATCTCTGCTTCCCGTCCTTCTGTTGACCGCCGCCTGCACGCAGCAGGCCAATCCCCCCTCGTACGATGAAACGAAAAAGATGATGACGGACGCCATCCAGACCGAAGAAGGGAAAAAAGCGATCCGTCAGCTTCTGACGGAAGAAGAATTCAGGAAACAGCTCGTACTGGAGCAGCCCGAAGTGACCGCCGCCATCGAAACCACCCTGCTGTCCGACGACGGAAAAACGTTCTGGAAACAGACGTTCGAGGATCCGAAATTCCAGAAAACCGTCGCAGAAAGCATGAAAGACCAGCAACAGGAGATCATGAAAGCACTCATGGACGATGCGTCTTTCCAGAAAGAACTGGAGGAGTTCTTCGGCACCCCGGATATGCAGAAGCAGCTTGAAAACATCCTGCATTCCGGTTCCTTGAAGAAAGAGTTCCAGAAAGCGATCGAGGAAACGATCCAGAGTCCGCTGCTCCAGGCCAAGTGGCAGGAACTCATCCTGCAGGCCGGCGAAGTGAAACCGACGGAAAAGGATAAAGGAAAAGACAAACAGGAAGGCCAGGACAAAGAAGAAAGCGGAGGGGGTCAGTAA